A genomic segment from Paenibacillus sp. FSL K6-1096 encodes:
- a CDS encoding YheC/YheD family protein, protein MSKLKIPVQSVHSGILQENAVMLGDKSMKRLKIPAHGTILLTFGSFRQEVTVIPVPKSDSLRVSEALARRLGIRQRLTLNASYSTGSRTLRLGPMIGVLVSRDHPDQPDRVFGQITMFCRELTNACHAQGAYVYFFTPEALETRSTAIQGWVYDEGWRKLSLPVADVINNRLTTRKVENRPSVQHFLADVKSRYGTHFFNEKFLDKTEVFEALVQDPALQRYLPESHALSGFAILKRMCASYPSVFLKPVRGSLGKGILRISKEEGGYRLLSTTPMGTRRQSYSSLAKLFQSIAPKMKTTRYQIQQGLSLLEIGRRPVDFRALVQKNGTGKWGVTSIVARTAGSNHFVSNLARGGTLSTVREAIGKSSLPAGVKESTQVQLPRAALAIARGVETYIPAHFGELGIDLALDQSGRIWLLEVNSKPSKNDNTPLNDQKIRPSVKQMILYCRYLAGL, encoded by the coding sequence ATGTCTAAGCTCAAGATCCCGGTCCAAAGTGTCCACTCGGGCATCCTGCAGGAAAACGCTGTGATGCTAGGCGACAAATCCATGAAGAGGCTCAAAATCCCGGCACACGGCACCATTCTGCTGACCTTCGGCTCTTTCCGGCAGGAGGTAACCGTCATACCGGTTCCCAAATCTGACAGCCTGCGTGTCAGTGAAGCACTCGCCCGGCGGCTCGGCATAAGACAGCGCCTGACGCTTAACGCTTCCTACAGCACAGGCAGCCGCACATTGCGGCTGGGGCCGATGATTGGAGTACTGGTGAGCCGTGACCATCCCGATCAGCCGGACCGCGTGTTCGGCCAGATTACGATGTTCTGCCGGGAGCTGACCAACGCCTGCCATGCCCAAGGAGCCTATGTCTATTTCTTTACCCCGGAAGCGCTGGAAACGCGCAGCACTGCCATCCAGGGCTGGGTATACGATGAGGGCTGGCGGAAGCTGAGTCTTCCTGTTGCCGATGTGATCAACAACCGCCTGACCACGCGAAAGGTAGAGAACAGACCTAGCGTACAGCATTTTCTGGCGGATGTAAAATCCCGCTACGGAACCCATTTTTTCAACGAGAAGTTTCTTGACAAAACAGAGGTATTCGAAGCCCTGGTTCAGGACCCTGCCCTGCAGCGGTATCTGCCGGAGTCCCATGCCTTAAGCGGCTTCGCCATATTGAAGAGAATGTGCGCAAGCTACCCCAGCGTATTCCTGAAGCCGGTGCGCGGCAGCCTGGGCAAGGGCATTCTGCGCATCTCCAAAGAAGAGGGCGGCTACCGCCTGCTGTCCACAACACCTATGGGCACACGGAGACAAAGCTATTCCAGCCTGGCGAAGCTGTTTCAGTCCATTGCCCCCAAGATGAAAACCACGCGCTACCAGATTCAGCAGGGTCTGTCTCTGCTGGAGATTGGACGGCGGCCGGTGGACTTCCGGGCCCTTGTGCAGAAGAACGGTACGGGAAAATGGGGCGTGACCTCGATTGTAGCCCGGACCGCCGGAAGCAATCACTTCGTCTCTAATCTGGCCCGCGGCGGCACGCTCAGTACCGTCCGTGAAGCCATCGGCAAAAGCAGCCTTCCCGCCGGGGTCAAGGAAAGCACCCAGGTTCAGCTTCCCCGCGCGGCGCTGGCCATCGCCAGAGGCGTGGAGACCTATATTCCTGCCCATTTCGGGGAGCTGGGCATCGACCTTGCCCTCGACCAGTCCGGCCGGATCTGGCTGCTGGAGGTCAACTCCAAGCCGTCCAAGAACGACAATACACCGCTGAACGACCAGAAAATCAGACCCTCTGTCAAGCAGATGATTCTATACTGCCGTTATCTGGCCGGGTTATAA
- a CDS encoding YheC/YheD family protein: MNATALGFLGIMTGRRHGMPPLAEPEFCSHLCRAAPLYGLKVLIFHPEGVAEDGSYVDGYEWRDGQWEPAQAPPPDILYNRCFYRTAREKRAASIALAALSRSLPWSRGLPDKWSVYEILRRSPAAAALLPETVQYSGREALGNMLAWSEYGVFLKPRAGSHGKRTLHAVLLGSRDGGGVKVRGRGSSNEPFQYVFGTLDEGLDWIDRFIGLRRYIIQPYLQLTGRGGQPFDVRVLMQKNGTGVWTLTGMAVRLGARGSLTSNLHGGGTAARARPFLLAEYGRSGEELLEELTRASALLPPLLEASCGRLGELGLDFGIDAGGRIYLLEANSKPGRTVFRLTDDRIAARLAAENPLGYARHLLLTASRDYKLPRGQLRSHGRLISMVPKEDS; this comes from the coding sequence ATGAACGCAACAGCACTGGGGTTCCTTGGCATCATGACAGGCCGCCGCCACGGGATGCCTCCCCTCGCAGAGCCGGAGTTCTGCAGTCACCTGTGCCGGGCCGCCCCGCTGTATGGTCTGAAGGTCCTGATCTTCCATCCCGAAGGTGTGGCGGAGGATGGCTCCTATGTGGACGGCTATGAGTGGCGGGACGGACAGTGGGAGCCTGCACAGGCCCCGCCGCCGGACATTCTCTATAACCGCTGCTTCTACCGGACCGCCCGGGAGAAGAGAGCCGCCTCAATCGCTCTTGCGGCACTCTCCCGCTCCCTTCCCTGGTCCCGCGGGCTTCCCGACAAATGGAGCGTATACGAGATCCTCCGCCGCAGCCCTGCGGCAGCGGCGCTGCTGCCGGAGACGGTGCAGTACAGCGGCCGGGAGGCGCTGGGCAACATGCTGGCCTGGAGCGAGTACGGCGTCTTCCTGAAGCCCCGGGCCGGCTCCCACGGGAAGCGCACGCTGCACGCTGTGCTGCTCGGCAGCCGTGACGGCGGAGGCGTGAAGGTACGGGGCCGGGGCAGCAGCAACGAGCCCTTTCAATATGTATTCGGAACGCTGGATGAAGGCCTCGACTGGATTGACCGTTTCATCGGCCTCCGCCGCTATATCATACAGCCTTATCTTCAGCTCACCGGCCGCGGCGGGCAGCCGTTCGATGTGCGTGTGCTGATGCAGAAGAACGGCACCGGCGTCTGGACCTTAACCGGCATGGCGGTCCGGCTGGGCGCCCGCGGTTCGCTGACCTCCAATCTTCACGGCGGGGGCACCGCAGCCAGAGCCCGCCCGTTCCTGCTGGCTGAATACGGCAGGAGCGGAGAGGAGCTGCTGGAGGAGCTGACCCGGGCATCCGCACTGCTGCCGCCGCTGCTGGAGGCATCCTGCGGCAGACTCGGGGAGCTCGGCCTTGATTTCGGCATTGACGCCGGAGGACGAATCTATCTGCTGGAAGCTAACTCCAAGCCGGGGCGCACCGTGTTCCGGCTGACAGATGACCGCATAGCTGCCAGGCTTGCCGCCGAGAACCCGCTGGGCTATGCGCGCCATCTGCTGCTTACCGCAAGCCGCGACTACAAGCTGCCCCGCGGACAGCTCCGTTCACACGGGAGATTGATATCAATGGTTCCAAAGGAGGATTCATAA
- a CDS encoding YheC/YheD family protein has product MGLTFCNVHFTKRPERVVYVSGELMRSLKLSGKKNIRLRLGKDAIPAAIKPINRAGKHLFLASGVKSAIKVPKSGSVYLRNLQNDEVQLGPLVGVLSDGPGSSAQPFGSRTGFIKQLLREGSNKCYIFAFMPRDIDWQQEQVNGYFLTAGGKFERKLVSLPDVVYNRLPSRRAETSPYINQLRERFGRKKIPYFNWSFFNKSDIYRLLENDGAANRFVPETHSNPGAEQMRDMLDRHHFVYYKPSAGSLGHGIYRLTYLPKKGYFARYRRNGKNVLLRFSSFDSLMRMLRGRHGQSLQNYVVQQGIRLIEIDNCPIDFRFHMHKNGNNQWVVVGIGAKKAGRGSVTTHLKNGGALMTPQQALGRVFGARADEVLQRAKTTAVKLAESLEIQHRHLLGEIGFDLGIDQDEDIWMFEANAKPGRSIFRHPSLRAEGKASIEHILEHCLYLSKFRRRDEL; this is encoded by the coding sequence ATGGGTCTCACTTTTTGCAATGTGCATTTCACCAAGCGGCCTGAGCGGGTGGTCTATGTCTCGGGAGAACTGATGAGAAGCCTGAAATTATCCGGCAAAAAAAATATACGCCTGCGCCTCGGCAAGGACGCGATCCCGGCAGCCATCAAGCCGATCAACCGCGCCGGCAAGCATCTTTTCCTCGCCTCGGGTGTGAAGAGCGCGATCAAGGTTCCGAAATCAGGCAGCGTCTATCTGCGGAACCTGCAGAATGATGAAGTCCAGCTCGGGCCGCTGGTCGGCGTGCTGTCTGACGGACCCGGCTCCTCTGCGCAGCCCTTCGGCTCGCGGACCGGCTTCATCAAGCAGCTGCTGCGCGAGGGCAGCAACAAATGCTATATCTTCGCCTTCATGCCGCGCGACATCGACTGGCAGCAGGAGCAGGTCAACGGCTATTTCCTGACGGCCGGCGGCAAGTTCGAGCGCAAGCTGGTGTCCCTGCCGGATGTGGTCTATAACCGCCTGCCCAGCCGCCGGGCCGAGACCTCGCCATACATCAATCAGCTCCGCGAGCGCTTCGGCCGCAAGAAGATTCCTTATTTCAACTGGAGCTTCTTCAATAAGTCAGATATTTACCGCCTGCTGGAGAATGACGGTGCGGCGAACCGGTTCGTGCCGGAGACACACAGCAATCCCGGCGCCGAGCAGATGCGGGATATGCTGGACCGCCACCACTTCGTCTACTATAAGCCTTCCGCAGGCAGCCTGGGACACGGCATCTACCGGCTGACCTACCTGCCGAAGAAAGGTTATTTCGCCCGCTACCGCAGGAACGGCAAGAATGTGCTGCTGCGCTTCAGCAGCTTCGACAGTCTGATGCGGATGCTGCGGGGCCGCCACGGGCAGAGCCTGCAGAACTATGTGGTGCAGCAGGGTATCCGCCTGATCGAGATCGACAACTGCCCGATTGATTTCCGCTTCCATATGCACAAGAACGGCAACAACCAGTGGGTCGTGGTCGGCATCGGCGCCAAAAAAGCCGGACGGGGCAGTGTCACCACCCACCTGAAGAACGGCGGAGCCTTGATGACGCCGCAGCAGGCTCTCGGCCGTGTCTTCGGCGCAAGGGCAGATGAGGTGCTGCAGCGGGCCAAGACGACTGCCGTCAAGCTGGCCGAATCCCTGGAGATCCAGCACCGCCATCTGCTGGGCGAGATCGGCTTCGATCTCGGCATTGACCAGGATGAGGACATCTGGATGTTCGAAGCCAATGCGAAGCCGGGACGCTCGATCTTCCGCCACCCCTCCCTGCGCGCTGAGGGCAAAGCCTCCATTGAGCACATCCTGGAGCATTGTCTGTATCTCAGCAAGTTCCGCAGGAGGGATGAATTGTGA
- a CDS encoding YheC/YheD family protein: MNTRIPDPSKPVIAILTISDRLQQFRGNRNNFRDIIRTGKEMGYLVYVVTVRDLKLEEPVVTGYVPSASGKLWVAVPVPRPQVIYNRIPNREEEEKAPVVRKIAECLEHPDIQLYNPSFFNKWNLFEWLKESKATAKHVPKTRRLRSAATLTAMLKHHDSLYLKPEKGKAGKGIMRLKYRPDTLLPFRLQIQSGKKNTTYKAASVERLWARIGRAKGTSRYIVQQAIGLAGYQGRPFDLRVLLQKNGRGAWAVTGIGARLAGARSITTHVPRGGSIEDPSTMLEGTFGAEQAAVILKNVSTTALLVARQIERASGFMLGEMSMDLGVDEQGGVWFFEANSRPMKFDEPAIRKLSLERIFQYGLHLSRQTK, translated from the coding sequence GTGAACACCCGGATTCCAGACCCCAGCAAGCCAGTTATCGCCATCCTGACCATCAGTGACCGGCTGCAGCAGTTCCGCGGCAACCGCAATAACTTCCGTGACATTATCCGCACCGGCAAAGAAATGGGCTACCTTGTATATGTCGTCACGGTCCGCGACCTGAAGCTGGAGGAGCCGGTTGTGACCGGCTACGTGCCTTCCGCCAGCGGGAAGCTCTGGGTTGCGGTCCCTGTCCCGCGTCCGCAGGTCATCTATAACCGGATTCCGAACCGTGAGGAGGAAGAGAAAGCGCCGGTTGTCCGCAAAATTGCCGAGTGTCTGGAGCACCCCGACATCCAGCTGTACAATCCAAGCTTCTTCAATAAATGGAATCTGTTCGAATGGCTTAAGGAATCGAAGGCAACCGCCAAGCATGTGCCCAAAACCCGCCGTCTGCGCAGCGCAGCCACGCTTACGGCGATGCTGAAGCATCATGACAGCCTCTACCTCAAGCCGGAAAAGGGCAAGGCGGGCAAAGGCATCATGCGGCTGAAATACCGGCCGGATACGCTGCTTCCCTTCCGGCTGCAGATTCAGAGCGGCAAGAAGAACACGACCTACAAAGCCGCATCGGTGGAGCGCCTGTGGGCCCGGATCGGCCGGGCCAAAGGCACCTCGCGCTATATCGTGCAGCAAGCCATCGGGCTGGCCGGCTATCAGGGGCGCCCCTTCGATCTGCGCGTGCTGCTGCAGAAGAACGGGCGCGGTGCCTGGGCCGTTACCGGCATCGGCGCCCGGTTAGCCGGGGCCCGCAGCATCACCACGCATGTGCCGCGCGGCGGCAGCATAGAAGATCCCTCCACGATGCTGGAGGGAACCTTCGGGGCGGAGCAGGCCGCTGTGATCCTGAAGAATGTATCCACCACCGCCCTGCTGGTCGCCCGGCAGATCGAGCGGGCTTCAGGCTTCATGCTGGGCGAGATGTCGATGGATCTCGGCGTCGATGAACAGGGCGGGGTGTGGTTTTTTGAAGCCAACTCCCGCCCGATGAAGTTCGATGAGCCCGCCATCCGCAAGCTGTCGCTGGAGCGTATTTTCCAGTATGGGCTTCATCTGTCACGCCAGACCAAATAA
- a CDS encoding N-acetyltransferase: MLISSLYDSHPVQWESRLKGLLAFLREHGDRRITLHGCKRLARLTPDQLARPGTSLLVATVRGQTGRQLAGVSFVSGFGREACVVAVHPLYRNRHTGTTLLKTQLERLGQLECQVACDNAASLKMCFNSGLAAVDLLTGPTGKPTLLLRAPMAGGSPATLPEEGEFMCQSPS, from the coding sequence ATGCTGATATCCTCGCTCTATGACAGTCACCCTGTACAGTGGGAATCCAGGCTGAAAGGGCTGCTCGCGTTCCTGAGAGAGCACGGGGACCGGCGGATCACACTGCACGGCTGCAAGCGGCTGGCCCGGCTGACTCCGGATCAGCTCGCCCGTCCGGGGACCTCCCTGCTCGTAGCCACCGTCAGGGGGCAGACCGGCCGCCAGCTCGCAGGCGTCAGCTTCGTCTCCGGCTTCGGCAGGGAAGCCTGCGTTGTCGCCGTTCATCCCCTGTACCGGAACCGGCACACCGGGACCACCCTGCTTAAGACACAGCTGGAGCGTCTCGGACAGCTGGAGTGCCAGGTGGCCTGCGACAATGCCGCCAGCCTGAAGATGTGCTTCAACAGCGGGCTGGCGGCCGTTGACCTGCTCACCGGTCCTACAGGCAAGCCTACCCTGCTGCTGCGCGCTCCCATGGCGGGGGGAAGCCCCGCCACTCTCCCGGAAGAAGGTGAATTCATGTGCCAGAGCCCGTCTTAG
- a CDS encoding YheC/YheD family protein, which translates to MPEPVLGILTLYLNNARQLEERSVYRRMIIEGSRIGLDVFVFTPADVHASKDLIHAMVYDVKSGTWTRKWRSFPNMIYDRCRIQRSQRFQQLLRFRARYGHLTFLNRPLRNKWTVHQTFSQKSRFRPHLPETVLYQSSADLHRMLKLSSVVYVKPINGTGGRGILRIERQREGKSLFDIQGRRQSRQIISPRKVSLSRLETIVRQWCLGGRFLVQQGIPIRLPSGRFHDYRMLVQKNGQGAWELTGMAGRVGAARSVTSNLHGGGHAMKAETLLKQWLGSEERAGKAMRTAERLGLDAAAYLEDSFGALCELALDLAIDREGRIYVLEVNPKPAREVFARSGDASTYRKALTRPLEYAMWVYKNKNTPSSSKVVEE; encoded by the coding sequence GTGCCAGAGCCCGTCTTAGGCATCCTCACGCTCTATCTGAACAATGCCAGGCAGCTTGAAGAGAGAAGCGTCTACCGGCGGATGATTATCGAAGGCAGCCGGATCGGGCTGGACGTCTTCGTGTTCACCCCTGCCGATGTACACGCCAGCAAGGATCTGATCCATGCCATGGTCTACGACGTCAAAAGCGGAACCTGGACGCGCAAATGGCGCTCCTTCCCGAATATGATCTATGACCGCTGCCGGATTCAGCGCAGCCAGCGCTTCCAGCAACTGCTGCGCTTCCGCGCGCGCTACGGCCATCTGACATTCCTGAACCGCCCGCTGCGCAACAAATGGACGGTCCACCAGACCTTCTCCCAGAAGAGCCGGTTCCGGCCGCATCTGCCGGAGACCGTCCTCTACCAGTCCTCCGCCGATCTGCACCGGATGCTGAAGCTCAGCTCCGTCGTCTACGTGAAGCCGATCAACGGTACCGGCGGGCGCGGCATCCTGCGGATCGAGCGGCAGCGCGAAGGCAAATCCCTCTTCGATATCCAGGGCCGCCGCCAGAGCCGCCAGATTATCTCCCCCCGCAAGGTGTCGCTGAGCCGCCTGGAAACCATTGTCCGCCAGTGGTGTCTGGGCGGCAGGTTCCTGGTGCAGCAGGGCATCCCCATACGGCTGCCGAGCGGGCGCTTCCATGACTACCGGATGCTCGTGCAGAAGAACGGCCAGGGCGCCTGGGAGCTCACCGGCATGGCCGGCCGGGTGGGCGCGGCCCGCAGCGTCACCTCGAACCTTCATGGCGGCGGCCATGCCATGAAGGCGGAGACGCTGCTGAAGCAGTGGCTCGGCAGCGAAGAGCGGGCCGGCAAGGCCATGCGGACGGCCGAACGGCTGGGCCTCGATGCGGCCGCCTATCTCGAAGACAGCTTCGGCGCCCTCTGCGAGCTGGCGCTGGACCTCGCAATCGACCGCGAGGGCCGGATCTACGTGCTGGAGGTCAACCCCAAGCCCGCCCGCGAGGTCTTCGCCCGCTCCGGCGACGCCAGCACCTACCGCAAAGCCCTCACCCGCCCGCTGGAGTACGCGATGTGGGTGTATAAGAACAAGAACACCCCGAGCTCGTCGAAGGTGGTTGAGGAGTAA
- a CDS encoding YlbF family regulator, translated as MNVIDKAHELARAIKDSSEVADITSAMKVIEADPESKRMLDNFRQSQVELQQRMMSGDMPAQEEMEKMEKLFEVLNLNLAIRRLFDAERRLSVVIEDVNKIITDSLSQMYGGQ; from the coding sequence ATGAACGTTATTGACAAGGCGCATGAATTGGCGCGGGCGATTAAAGACAGCAGTGAGGTGGCGGATATCACGAGTGCCATGAAGGTGATTGAAGCAGACCCGGAGAGCAAGCGGATGCTGGACAACTTCCGGCAGAGCCAGGTGGAGCTGCAGCAGCGGATGATGAGCGGAGACATGCCGGCGCAGGAGGAAATGGAGAAGATGGAGAAGCTGTTTGAGGTGCTGAACCTCAATCTGGCGATCCGCCGTCTGTTCGATGCGGAGCGCCGCCTCAGCGTGGTCATTGAGGATGTGAACAAAATTATCACTGACAGCCTGTCCCAGATGTACGGCGGACAATAA